A stretch of Microtus pennsylvanicus isolate mMicPen1 chromosome 5, mMicPen1.hap1, whole genome shotgun sequence DNA encodes these proteins:
- the Slc22a11 gene encoding solute carrier family 22 member 11, with product MAFEELLVRAGGMGLFQVLQMCTLLLSAVLVPFHMILENFSAAVPDHRCWIPVLDNSSEVPANLTREALLAISIPPGPNLQPHQCRRFRHPQWQFLDPNATAANGSEAATEPCVDGWVYDHSTFTATVVTRWDLVCSSQSLKPLGQSIFMAGILAGAFVWGFLSYRLGRKPMLSWCYLQVAVAGAGAMLAPSFFTYCGLRFLSAFGLAGTILAQSILMAEWTTTRRRAVTMAILGCTYSTGQMALAGLAYAVRDWQNLQLAVSIPFLAIFLLSWWLPESARWLITTGQPEKALQELQKVAWINGHKEAKETLTIEVLKSCMAGEVTETQGSVLDLFRVPMLAQRTCVMVLVNFSLMLSYYGLVLDLQSLGRNIFLLQTLFGAVDFLGRAATVLLLRFLGRRVTLVGSLALAGSCILGNVLVPQDLQTLRVALAVLGKGCFGISLTSLAVYMTELFPTPLRMTAAGFLQSVGRLGAMAGPLIKMTGQVLPLIPPLTYGTLPIASSLVLLLSLPETKGIPLPDTIRDLEGRCGDYYKKGAHFSHFLLLTGTMTWASSPCPSLYTATEELTLPPTRDRWPDRELALPLA from the exons ATGGCATTCGAGGAGCTTCTGGTCAGGGCTGGGGGTATGGGCCTCTTCCAGGTCCTGCAGATGTGCACCTTGTTGCTCTCTGCCGTCTTGGTACCTTTTCACATGATTCTGGAGAATTTCTCTGCTGCTGTCCCAGACCACCGCTGCTGGATCCCTGTGCTGGACAACAGCTCTGAGGTGCCCGCCAACCTGACCCGTGAGGCCCTCCTGGCCATCTCCATCCCACCCGGCCCCAACCTGCAGCCTCACCAGTGCCGCCGCTTCCGCCACCCACAGTGGCAGTTCCTGGACCCCAATGCTACAGCTGCCAACGGGAGTGAGGCTGCCACAGAGCCTTGTGTGGACGGTTGGGTCTATGACCACAGCACCTTCACAGCCACAGTTGTGACCAGG TGGGACCTGGTGTGCAGCTCCCAGAGCCTGAAGCCCCTGGGCCAGTCCATCTTCATGGCTGGGATCCTGGCAGGAGCCTTTGTCTGGGGCTTTCTCTCCTACAG GCTGGGGCGGAAGCCAATGCTGAGCTGGTGCTACCTGCAAGTGGCTGTGGCTGGTGCTGGCGCCATGTTGGCTCCCAGCTTCTTCACCTACTGTGGCCTTCGGTTCCTGAGTGCCTTTGGGCTGGCTGGCACCATACTGGCCCAGTCTATACTGA TGGCTGAGTGGACCACGACCCGCAGGAGGGCTGTTACCATGGCGATCTTGGGCTGCACTTATAGCacaggccagatggccttggcAGGCCTGGCCTATGCCGTGCGGGACTGGCAAAACCTCCAGCTGGCTGTGTCCATCCCCTTCTTGGCCATATTCCTGCTGTCCTG GTGGCTGCCAGAATCCGCCCGATGGCTGATTACTACGGGCCAGCCAGAGAAAGCACTTCAGGAGCTCCAGAAGGTAGCCTGGATAAATGGCCACAAGGAAGCCAAGGAGACACTGACCATAGAG GTGCTGAAATCCTGCATGGCCGGGGAGGTAACCGAGACTCAGGGATCTGTGCTGGACCTGTTCCGTGTGCCTATGCTTGCCCAGAGAACCTGTGTCATGGTGCTGGTGAA CTTCTCCCTAATGTTGTCCTACTATGGCCTGGTCCTGGACCTGCAAAGCCTGGGCAGGAACATCTTCCTCTTGCAGACCCTCTTTGGCGCTGTGGACTTCCTGGGCCGTGCCGCAACGGTCCTATTGCTCAGATTCCTGGGCCGCCGCGTGACGCTGGTGGGCTCCCTGGCCCTGGCGGGGTCCTGCATCTTAGGCAATGTGCTGGTGCCACAAG ACCTGCAGACTCTgcgtgtggccctggctgtcctggggaaAGGGTGTTTCGGGATCTCCTTGACTTCTCTTGCTGTGTACATGACAGAGCTCTTCCCGACACCACTGAG GATGACAGCAGCTGGCTTCCTGCAGTCTGTGGGCCGCCTAGGGGCTATGGCAGGCCCCTTGATTAAGATGACCGGCCAGGTCCTGCCCCTGATACCACCACTCACCTATGGAACTTTGCCCATCGCCTCTAGCCTggtcctcctgctctccctcccagAGACCAAGGGAATTCCACTCCCAGACACTATCCGGGACTTGGAGGGCAG